The genomic region GACAACAGGGGAAAGAGTAAAGAAGAATCTGCCGTGCCCAAACGGTTGAAGCTCCCTGAAGAATTTGCCGCAGGTGAGCACGTACGCGCCTTCATGGGCTGGGACGGTATCGCGCTCTTCGATGACAATGTGGATATCGTCGACATGTGCGCGAAGTATGTGGAGGCCGTGCAGAAAGAATCCTGCGGCCGCTGCGTGCCATGCAGGATCGGCACCAAGGTGATCCTCGACAGGCTGAATGCGATCTGCGCAGGAGAGGGCAGCAAAGAGGATCTTACGCTCATTAAGTCGCTTGCGTCGGAGATCAAAGAGGGCTCCAAGTGCCAGATCGGCCAGACCGGGCTCGTGCCGTTGCTTCACGCCATCGAGCATTTCCGGGACAGGTTTGACCGGTGCATCGCAGGACAGAAGGCGAGGGCCGGCATCTACCGTTCGTCCGTAACAGCACCCTGTTTCAGTGCCTGTCCCACAAAACTGAAGATTCCCAAATATGTGGAAGAGATCGCCGAAGGAAGGTTCACCGACTCGCTCGCCACGATCCGGGAGGATACCTGCCTTGCCGGCATCCTTGGCAGGGTCTGTGTGAGGCCCTGTGAGTCCAACTGCAGAAGGGCCAACATCGATGAATCGATCTCTATTAAATATCTGAAGCGTTTCGTAGCCGACTACGAGTTAGATAAAGAGAAGCAGGCCAACATCAAAAAAGGACCGGTTGACGGCAACAAGAAAATAGCAGTCTTAGGCGCGGGTCCCGCAGGGCTCTCTGCTGCCTACTATCTCGGCCAGATGGGTTATAAGGTGACAATCCTCGAGCGCCTCGGCGAGCCGGGCGGCATGGCTGCTGTGGGTATACCCGATTACCGGCTGCCGCGCTCCATCATTGGCTTCGAGGCGAGCCTGCTTTCCGGCCTCGCCGTGGAAATCAAGTATGGTGTCAGCGTAGGCAAAGACATCACCCTGGCCCAGTTGCAGAAGGAGTATGATGCGATCTTCATCGGTGTGGGTGCGCACGGAAGCTCTCCCATGGGCGTTGAGGGTGAAGACAAGGGCTACAGCGGCTTTATACCGGGGGTCAAGTACCTGCTCGACGTAAATAATGGCAAGGATCCGTATCCCGAAGGAAAGAAGGTGGTTGTGGTCGGCGGCGGGAATGTTGCCATGGACTGTGTGCGTTCGTCCTTCCGCGTGGGCAAGCCCGACGTAAACCTCGTTTACCGCAGAACCAAGAAGGAGATGCCGGCTGATCCCGTCGAGATCCACGATGCGGAAGAGGAAGGCGTCAAGTTCCATTATCTGTGTAATCCGACGCGCATCATCGAGAA from Syntrophorhabdaceae bacterium harbors:
- a CDS encoding FAD-dependent oxidoreductase, yielding MAGLLFSSWQGELIDNRGKSKEESAVPKRLKLPEEFAAGEHVRAFMGWDGIALFDDNVDIVDMCAKYVEAVQKESCGRCVPCRIGTKVILDRLNAICAGEGSKEDLTLIKSLASEIKEGSKCQIGQTGLVPLLHAIEHFRDRFDRCIAGQKARAGIYRSSVTAPCFSACPTKLKIPKYVEEIAEGRFTDSLATIREDTCLAGILGRVCVRPCESNCRRANIDESISIKYLKRFVADYELDKEKQANIKKGPVDGNKKIAVLGAGPAGLSAAYYLGQMGYKVTILERLGEPGGMAAVGIPDYRLPRSIIGFEASLLSGLAVEIKYGVSVGKDITLAQLQKEYDAIFIGVGAHGSSPMGVEGEDKGYSGFIPGVKYLLDVNNGKDPYPEGKKVVVVGGGNVAMDCVRSSFRVGKPDVNLVYRRTKKEMPADPVEIHDAEEEGVKFHYLCNPTRIIEKNGKVVAVELIRMELGEPDASGRRRPVPVPKSEFIIETDILIPAIGQVIDFDFLKGLEGIQLTKWKTVQVNQETFETSTKGIFSAGDCETGPDVLVRACGNGKRAAWKIDQYLRGQEVAPRVEERFNNFFSTVKVYQKDENLGIVGGDKRLHVRMLDPETRKWTFDEVEEGFKVNEAMKEASRCLRCFRIGMVAL